The window cgaagccctgccggagtgctgctgttccaccaccaccacgccgttgtgctgctgctggagccatcatcatcaacctctccttcccccttgctggatcaagaaggaggagacgtcatccgctccgtacgtgtgttgaacgcggaggtgccgtccgttcggcgctaggatctccggtgataggatcacgacgagaacgactacttcaaccccgttcttttgaacgcttccgctcgcgatctacaaagtggtatgtagatgcatcttccatgactcgttgcttagatgaactcatagatggatcttggtgaaaccgtaggaaaaattttaattttctgcaacgttccccaacagagcgcCGGCGGCGTCCCGGTGCCCCTAGCGCCCACCGATGCCGAACGGCATGCCGAGATAGTGCGCACCCGTTCGTCGCTGTCGGAGGCGCAACGGAATGAGCCGAGGTACGCCGCCGACAGCCACATGCTATGGACGATGTACTTCGACTGTCGCCACGCCGATCAGGTCGCCTCCACAAACGACACCGTGCCCTGTGGATGCCTCAACTCCGATGGGCGGCGCTAATGGTGGGGCATTTCCGGCCGCACCCTCGAGGCCGGCAACACGCCGCACCTCGAGTACCCGGCGCCCCCGCCCTTCTATCACCGTCGCGGTAGTTCCTGGATGCCACGGCGAATGGAGATGGCTACCTCCTCGTCGGCGGGCTCTGACTCGCTTCCCTTCGGGTCGCCGgcgctccgccccgtcaagccagaGCCGCAGTCATCAATGAGGGCGACCGCCCATCCCCTCGTTCCCTCCGCCTCGTTCGGTCGAAGACCGAGCCGGGGTTGCTCCCCGTGAAGAAGGAGCACGAGGAGATGGCCGCCGATGACGAGACCATCCTCAAGTGGGCGAAGGCGGACTACGTCCGCGAGCTGGTGGAGCGCCAGCGCCGGGCCTATGAGGAGATCAAAGCTCGACCCCGCGGACGCGGTGAGGGCGTCATCGTCGTCCTCGACAGTGACGACGAGGACGCGCTCGGGCCGTCCAACCCTTCGCGCGTCGGCGACCCTGGtcaggggtgcagcagggacgggggcggcaccacgcagggcggcggcgacgatgatgacgatgatgacgatgactacacccggttctacaggctcctcggcatgtagaaggcgGACGGCGACAACGACGTAGTAGGGCTAGGCGTACTTGTTTTTAAATCATGTTTGCTGTTTTTGTACAAATTTGAATGAAATCGCCGAGTTTGTGTCATGTTTGTGTCGAGTTGTGTCGATTTGGGGGCGGCGACTGGGAACACGTTCGCCCCGACACCGAAATTAACGCCGGCTCGGCCCCAGACGGCGTTTTTTCGGCGTCCTAGGGGACAAACTGCCGGAGATGCTTTAAGATACAACTCCACTCTCTCTTGTTTACTTATAGTGCCTGATCTCATATGTAAGAGAGATCCGACGGCGGTGGAGGTGGCCGATCCGGGTGCACGATTCGCTGCACCGACGCCTAGCGTTGCGGCATCGGAGCAGATCCACGGAACGCCGAACGACCGACGCGACGGACCCGTGGCGGGGCAGGTCCATCCTATTCCTACCAACCAACGCGCGCCGACCCGAGCGGAACCtcccgcgcccggcgcgcgcgcacgggccCGGCGCCCAAATTTCCGAACGCGAGCGCGCGCAACCCGGGACCGCCAGGCGCCAGGCCTTCCCTGctcgcgccgccccgccccgctccAACCCTTTTCgcctccacccccacccccacaaccacagagagagagagagagtccctTCCCACCCCACCCCACTCTCCTCGCGCGCCCCCCGCTCCGGAGGGCGATCTCGGGAGGAACGGCGGGCGTCCCGCGGCGAGGTCTgcgcccccaaaccctaaccctcctCTCCGTCTCGCCACCGCATCTGTAGGTTTTGGCCCGGTGGCTACTACGCGGGAGGCTGGGGGGTGAGGCCACCGCCCCACCATGTTTCCTGTCAGATTCGGCTTCCCCCCCTTCCGGTGTAGAGCTGGAATCCCCGTTGATCCATCCTGACGATAGACTCGCCGTTTCCATGTTTTTGTAGCGACTCTACTTTGTACTAAGACGACGGAATGGAACCCTATTTCCCCGCTAAATCGTTGTCAACTCTGCGGAATTAACGCGCATTACGTCCTATGTATTCTTTTGGGGGGCGAGAGCGGGAGGATTCCGTCTCAGAAACCCTCGATCTCATCCAATTTTGCATCCATTGGCACTTAGTCGGCTTGATTTACGCTGAATATTCAGTTAGCTCCTAGCCTCCGAGCACATGGGATTCCTTTTGCTTCCCGTTGTCCTGTATATAAGACGGCACAACCATTTTCACTATTCGCAAACATTAGCCCTTTGTTTTGGCTCTAAAATCTAAACCATGCTTATGTGCATTTACCCCCTTCTTTCTCAACACAGTATGAATACATCACTCACATTGTATTTTGTTTCTGAATTGATCAATGCAGTTGTATTATATGGTTGTCGGCCGCGATTTTGCTGTTAATCTTGTCAAGTTGGTGAGTACCTGGAAGCTGCAATGACTGAAAACACCCAGGGCAGTGTCCGGCGGGCCTTTGGAGACCTGACAAATGTCCTTGGCAAGCGGCCAGCCTCATGCGATCTGGAGAAGAATGCAGGTGGAGTCAAGATTAGTCGGGTCGAAAAGGTCGCTGACCCTAGGAAAGAGTCTGATGAAAAGGCAAAGGCCAATGCTGGGGCATCAGGAAACCTTTTTGAAGTTCTGGTTGATGGTATTGGCAAAGAGGACTTCACAAGGACTTCAATTTTCCGTGGAGCCAAGGTTCAGCACATGGCTGCTCAGGCAGCTGGGCTACTATCCAAGGATGATGATGACGCGAGGAATCGTTGCGTATCTTTGGATTCTTCTGGCCTCAACGACAAGGCGGAGTCTTCCTTGGAATCAGAGGGTGGCTGTGAAGGGGAAGATGATGAAGACACTGATAGTGAGTTGCTGCCATATGCCAGTGAGGCTAGTAAGATTGTAATTAATGATAAGACTAATGAGGGTGAATGTCTGACTCAAGAGGAGATGGTTGTATCACCAGGAAATCAGAATTCGCAGTCTTCATTTGACGCTACAGCTCGTGATGACATGACATGTACAAATGTCCAGCATCCTCCAATGGAGGTTGGTGGCTTGGAAAAATCATGTGCTACAAAGTCTTGCACTTGCTCTTTCTGTCTTAAGGGTATGTTTACATGAATTTCTTGCTTCCACATGTATTGTATGTGTCATTATGATGCCATGTGAACATACACCTTATCTCTTTATTCCTGTCCGAACAGCTGCTTTTATGTGGACTAATCTCCATTATCAGGATGCAAGNNNNNNNNNNNNNNNNNNNNNNNNNNNNNNNNNNNNNNNNNNNNNNNNNNNNNNNNNNNNNNNNNNNNNNNNNNNNNNNNNNNNNNNNNNNNNNNNNNNNNNNNNNNNNNNNNNNNNNNNNNNNNNNNNNNNNNNNNNNNNNNNNNNNNNNNNNNNNNNNNNNNNNNNNNNNNNNNNNNNNNNNNNNNNNNNNNNNNNNNNNNNNNNNNNNNNNAAGCAGTACACGTAGTGTGGTTTCTTTCTTTGTTCACAATTGATCATTTTACTAATATTAATTCCATCTCTGTCAAACCTTTCTTTAGCATTGAAGAAGAGCATAAAGTTTGCTAGATCGCTAGAGGCAAAGAGGCAAGGAAATGAATTCAATGCAGACAGATACTCAAAAAGAGCTGCAGAGATGGGATTCGAACTATCTCAACAACAGAGATCACTCTTTCTTCATACTGAAAATGCCCTTGTTCGTGAATCTGCCCAGCTCGTAAGTTGTTTTACACCTACAATATCCCAACTTAGTCAAAATTATGCCGACGGTGTATTGGTATCAATTTGTATGGTGTCACTGCGGTTAGTAGCGAATAGTTGTGATTGTCACAGTTTACTCTCTGTGTAAATGCTGTTTGCTTGCACTGGTAAATTTTGAGGGACCATTGGTTTGTTAGTTTGCGGAGGATCAGTTATGAATTTAGCCCTGCTGTGGTACTCAGTAGTCTGGCCTTCAATTTATCATTACATTTTTGGGCCAACACAAAAGGCAAATACTTCTGCCTCACAAAATATTTCATGACCAGCTCAACACCATAGTTATTCTAAAGATACTCTTGTACTCAATATTTTTTAGTGCCTATCTAGGCATGTTAAGTAGGCAGTTGGTGTCATTTTTTTGCCACATATTAGACGGTGTATGTTACCACCTATCTTTTCATCTGTATTTGCTAAAACATAATTGCTAGGATTCTTCCAAGTTGATAACCTGTTGTGGCATACTAGTTGTAGAAACAACAGAGAAGTACATGGTGCCTCACACAATGTAGTCACAACAATGGGTCAATGGCCTCCACCATGACGGGCTTTGCCTATTTGGGCCAATTATTGACtcgggttcttttggcttctcgtttTCCCTTTCACTTTATCTTTCTACTTGCTATTCTTTGACTCATTGACCATGATGATTTTGCTGGGTGGGACCCTGGGTAGAATTAGTTCTTCCTACTACACTACTTTGTGCTTCTTATCATGGCTTTTCTTAACTATTTTGACCCATAACCTTAGGAGTCAAAGCACCTGATGACCACATCTTTCATATGTTGTTTACTTGACATCTGTTCTGAGCTGTATGTGAAAAATCATTGAATCTTTTGAATAAGTAGTTTTtgaaaatggaattgtacaagcaAACAGCCATTTGCACAAATTGTGTTCTCAGACATGGTGTTTGAATTTTTGCTTGCTCTAGTACTGGATTCTTTTTTTATGGGCTCCAGGAGGAGCTTTGCTAGTGCATTAAGTATGGGCAAATTGCTACAAGCTTAGATTGCAGTGAAAAGGCAAACTGATAGAAAACAAGAAAGGAAAATCCAATGCTGAAGCAAGGGCTGTACATAAATAAACTGAGGACCAAATCTCTTGTGCCTCCTTTAGGGGGCTTAAATTCTCTAATCATCGTTGCTATCCCTGCCGTGTCAGAGCTTTTGCGCTAAAAGGTTCTTCTGCGTCCCTCTTTCCATGTGTTTCAGACAACATATCCGTCAATCACAGGCTGTGTCTTCTGCTCCTTATTCACCTGTCCTCGAGTTATTTTGTTCCACCAGCCCTATTGATCTTGCTTGCATTGCACAATGTCATCTGAGGCCTTTCTGAAGCAAACTGTTGCCACACCTCCTTAGAAAGGGCCATTGCAGTGCAAGATGAGCAGGATATTGCAGGACCTGATCATATAAGCAAACAACATGGGCCAATGCTGCCAAGATCGTGTGCAAAGTTTGTTCACTGTTCAATTCCTGTTCTGGAGCAGCAGCCATAGAATTTTTTTGACCTTGTTTTCCGCCTTGATCTTCCAAATCTTTGCCATGTGCTTCTGAGTAAGAGGAATAGAGCCCGAGCACTGCGCTGTGTGCAGATTTGGCAGAAGAGAACATATTTGGCTCGCATATCACTTCCAATGAACTGAGTCGCTAGAGGAATTCAGTCCCCTGTAGCTTGGTCCAAAGGTTGCAGAGCTTGTTGAGCCGAGCTTCAGAGGAGATCCTGTTCAAACCTATCATCATCTATTGTTTCAAAGTACTAGATTCTGAGTAGACATTTCTGTTAGACTTCTAGTTGTGGTCGCGCTAGGTCTGTTTACATCATTAAATTATGTAGCATAGCACGATAATGTGAGTTAGTGCCCCTTGTGCCTTGCTAATATGTAGAAAAGGCCTTCAAAGTTAGTTGAATGTATTTAGAATCAACTATCGTCAGGCTGCGATGatcattgttccttttgtcattgaAAATCTCATGGCCCATTTGGTCTAGCTTTAGGGTTAGcatacaaaatatgagctaaaataTGCCGTTGCAAGCCCTGCTGAACTTTTTCCAGCCTATTTCATGGAAATTCAGTTTAAAATTGTGGTAGATTGTGTAGCATTCACTACCTTGTCTGAAAGATGCTTGAAAGAAATTTTCTTCCCTGCTGAGAATTTGATAATCCTAGTCTTGATTGTGTGGTGACTTGTTATGCTATTACAGTGTACTTCTGTGATCAACTTTGTTCTTTTTGTCTGAAGACCAGTTCACTACTACTTCAACTATATATCTGCATATTCCCTTACTGTGTATTGGAGTATTTCATTGCTTGATTGGATTGTCAGTATATGATCATGTGCTAATATTCTCAAATTCCCTTTCTGTGCAGCATTCAGCTGTCGTCAAGTTAAAGGACTTGAGAGACAACTGCAAGAAAGATCTGAAGATCTGATCATCAATTCTTCGCCGGGGAGACGAGTCCTGCATGCACGGTTGTGCTCTGGTAAACTTGTTACCCTGGGATGTAGTAGGATAAGCTGGATCTTTTTGAATCAAGATGTGTACGGTATTTGGTTGTCAACTAGCAAGTTAGGGGGTTCTCAAGTAGGAAATTCGGCCGTAGAGATTACTCCTAACTTAAAACATAGGCCAGCATCTTAGCCTCTgaagatcgtctgaggaaatgctTTTGTAAAAATCTTAGAGGGAGTTGTGAACTGTAGGTTTGTGACAGGAGTCCTTTCAGTCGCTCAGTCAGCACGTGGATGTGAGATAGCACCATTTTGTTTCCTGCTCTCCAAAGAGCCAAACGGGAAGTGCAAATAATGTCATTTGACTAGTTTTTCCATGCTTGCTGCTGATGTTTCCACCGTTTCGTGCTGCATCCCGTGAGAACTGCATATGTTTTTGTCTGCTGCTGTCGATGAATTGATTGCCCGATGTTTGTCCGCCCACATAATTTGTTAATTTTGCTATTCCTGTGATGTATTGGTCGAAGTATTAAGATATGTGCAATCCTTCATTAGTGGCTTTGAGCCTGCAAGTGCCTGTTGCTGCCATCCTGTTTCTGACGTGGAAATTTGATAAAGAAATAGTTCAGCTTTCTGGGGGATTTATTTAGGAGCCTGATAAGTATTACACGTGTGGCACAAACACATTACAACTATGAATGTTTTTATGGCAAGTTTCATGATGTGAAGATAACAACTTTCTTTTTGATAGCaagtttcagtttttttgtttgttttttcttttcagACGACAACTTTAAT is drawn from Triticum dicoccoides isolate Atlit2015 ecotype Zavitan chromosome 6B, WEW_v2.0, whole genome shotgun sequence and contains these coding sequences:
- the LOC119321299 gene encoding uncharacterized protein LOC119321299; the protein is MTENTQGSVRRAFGDLTNVLGKRPASCDLEKNAGGVKISRVEKVADPRKESDEKAKANAGASGNLFEVLVDGIGKEDFTRTSIFRGAKVQHMAAQAAGLLSKDDDDARNRCVSLDSSGLNDKAESSLESEGGCEGEDDEDTDRNQNSQSSFDATARDDMTCTNVQHPPMEVGGLEKSCATKSCTCSFCLKAAFMWTNLHYQDYT